The DNA segment CTATAGTATATTGCGAATAGTTAAGTAATACAGCCACATATCATAGTATGATAGCTGACCTCTAAGTTGAAAAATCTGAATATTATGACCTGGCCTTCCTTGACTGCAAGACGATGGAGTGGAATTTCACAATTTTTATCATTGTTTTGTCTTTGTGTACTTTTGGTTGTGAGTTGCGCTCCTCGCCAGCAGACAACAACGTTATCATCTAGTGCAGGTGATGGTCGAATTACTGTCGGTACAACACTGAAACCTAGAACCCTCGATCCGGCTGATACCTACGAATTGGCTTCTTTGAGTTTAGTGTTAAATATGAGCGATCGCCTGTACACTTACGAACCAGGTAGCACGGAAATTAAACCCCAATTGGCGACAGCATTACCCCAAGTTAGTGCTGATGCTTTAACTTACACTATTCCTATCCGTCAGGGAGTTGTTTACCACGATGAGACTCCCTTCAACGCCAAAGCAATGGAGTTTAGCATTCAGCGATTTATTGAGAATAAGGGAAAACCTTCTTTCTTGTTATCGGATACGGTGGAATCAGTCAAAGCCACAGATGAATATGAGTTAACAATCCAGTTAAAAAGACCATTTGCGGCGTTTCCCTCACTGTTAGCATTTTCTGGGGTATGTGCAGTCTCGCCCACAGCTTACGAAATTGGGGCGGGGAAATTTCAGCCCAATACCTTTGTGGGAACTGGCCCTTACAAGTTAGCGCAGTATGGTACAGATTCACTGAGATTGGATGTATTTGACAAATATTGGGGGGAAAAACCAGCTAATCAGGGCGTTAATGTGCAGATTCAAACTAGCCCGGTGAATTTGTTTAATGCTTTCCGCACAGGTACAGTGGATGTGGCTTATCTATCCCTACAACCTGATCAAATTCGCAGCTTAGAAGCAGGAGCCAAAAATGGGGATTGGCAAACAATTACGGCTCAGGGTAGCGCTGTTAGTTATATGGTGTTGAACCGTAATCAGCAGCCTTTAGATCAGCCAGAAGTTCGAGCTGCGATCGCGGCCATGATTGACCGTCCACTGATCAATGAACGAGTTTTACTTGGTCAAGCTAATCCGCTTTATAGCATGATTCCTACCACTTTTAATGTTTCTCAACCATTATTTAAGGATAAATATGGTGATGCTAACTTTGCTCAAGCTAAAGAATTATTAACTAAAGCTGGTTTTTCCGCAGAAAATCCCGCCAAAGTACAAATTTGGTATCCTTCTAGTTCAGCTAATCGCAGTTTAGCAGCACAAACCCTGAAATCTCTGGCTGACCAACAAATGGAAGGAATGTTGCAAATAGAAATTAGTAATGTTGAAAGTGCTACTTTCTTTAAAGACATTTCTAGGGGTATATATCCCGCAGCTTTGGTTGATTGGTATCCAGACTTTTTAGATCCAGATAATTATGTGCAGCCATTTTTGTCTTGTCAGAAAGGCTCAGATGCTCAAGGCTGCGAAGACGGTGGTAGTAAAACTCAGGGTTCATTCTACTATAGCGAAGCCATCAATAAACTAATTGCTCAACAACGAGAAGAGCAAAACCCCGCAGCGCGCCAGCAAATTTTTACAGCCATCCAAACCCAAGTAGCTAATGATGTTCCTTACATTCCTTTATGGCAAACCAAAGATTATATATTTGCTCAAAATGGTGTTAGTAATGTGCAACTTGACCCGACGCAAAATTTAATTTATAAGACTATTTCAAAGCAGTAAAATCATCTGGTAAGATGTTTTTGACGGGCGGGCTAGAAGCCCACCCCACAATATTTATATCTATTCACTTCTAGGTTTAAGAGGTTGTTTGATTATTTGATGATGGGATGAACTAATTATGAGTAACTAACCACATTCGCGCAGCGTATGCCCCCATGGCTTTAGGAGGACGCAAAGTACACGAAGGAAGGAAAGATATAAGAACTACGAATTACTAATTACTAATTAAAATATGTCTCGATCTAAAGCTTTGCAATATTACATTGCTTCTCGATTACTTCTGGCTCCACTGCAATTGTTGACTATTATTACTATCGTATTTTTATTACTACGAGCCACACCAGGAGATCCAGCAGATGCGATTCTGGGCGGACGTGCGCCAGAAGCGGCTAAGGAGGAGTTACGCCAACAATTAGGTTTAAATCTGCCCCTGTGGTTACAGTATTTAAATTATGTGGGCAATTTACTGCGTTTTGATTTGGGAACTTCTTTAACAAGTCGGGGACAGTCTGTTTGGGACATCATCGGTCAGTATTTTCCCGCAACTGTAGAGTTAGCTGTATCAAGTATGGCGGTAGCTCTAATTGTCGGTATTTTGGCAGGTACTCTTTCGGCTTCTCGTCCCGGTACTTATTTTGATATTGGGGGGCGGTTGTTTGGTATTATTACTTACGCACTTCCTATGTTTTGGGCTGGAATGCTTTTACAGTTAATTTTCTCTGTACAACTGGGTTGGTTTCCTAGTTCTAACCGTTTTCCCCCTAATCTTCCGGCTCCTGTGCCGATAACTGGACTGTATACAATTGATAGTTTGGTGACTGGCAATTTTAGTCAGTTTTTTATATCTTTGCACCATTTAGCCCTGCCTAGTCTGACTCTAGGAATTTTGCTCAGTGGGATTTTTGAGCGCATTGTGCGCGTCAATTTAAAGGAAACCTTAAAAGCCGATTATGTAGAAGCCGCTAGAGCCAGAGGAATTGGTGAAAATAAAATTTTAGTCTCCCATGCTTTAAAAAATGCCCTAATTCCAGTAATTACAGTCTTAGGTTTAACTTTTGCATCTCTGTTGGGTGGGGCGATTTTAACTGAAGTGACGTTCTCTTGGCCTGGTTTAGCAAATCGCCTATATCAAGCCATTTCTGATCGCGATTATCCCACTGTCCAAGGAGTATTAGTATTTTTTGGGGCGATTGTGGTCGCGGCCAGCATTTTAATTGATATTCTTAATGCTTATGTTGATCCACGTATTCGCTATTAATTATCACCATAGATGCACACAGAAACACCCAGAGAATGTCAGTAGAGATATTTCCAGCTGTAGAGACGTTCCATGGAACGTCTCTACATTATTCTTTGTCAGAGATGTCTATTGAATTTTTCTCGCCGACTTACTTATTTAAATTCGGTCGATGACCAATAAATTCTCTGTCTTTATCTGTATAACCTGCGGTCAACCACGACCTGTCTGCATCTGTGGTTTTTTTTATTAAAAGTTGTCATCGCCCTTCGCCTAGTTTAAATTACCAAACCAATTTTTTTTTGTATGTGCCGTTTACTTGCTTACCTGGGTTCATCTGTGACTTTAGAGAATCTTCTATATAAACCTGAACATTCGTTGATAGTTCAGAGTTACCAACCTCGTGAAATGACTTCTGGAGTTGTGAATGCAGATGGCTTTGGTGTGGGTTGGTATCATAGTCAAAGAAATACAGACCCATTTACGTACCGAAATACATTACCTATTTGGAATGACTTAAATCTGCCTGAACTTAGCCGTTATGTGGAATCTAAATGCGTACTTGCTTATGTTCGTAGTGCGACACCTGGACAAGCGTTAGATTTTGCTAATTGTCAGCCGTTTAACTATCAACAACAGCTATTTATTCACAATGGATATATTGAGAATTTTCGGAAAACATTACACCGGAAAATCCGCAGTATATTAACTCCTGATTTCTACGAACAAATTAATGGTAGTACTGATTCGGAACACATCTTTGCGCTGCTACTTTCTCAAAGCCAAATCAATAAACATCGACCTCCAGAATCTGCTTTACGCAATACGTTAGTAACGTTATTAGAAATGGCAAAACGCCATCAAGTCAAAGTTTCAGCCAATATAGTCTTCAGTGATGGAAATCGTCTGATTGCTTCACGCTTTTCTAGCAATGCGCCTGCTCCGTCGCTATATTGGCTAAAAAATCATCAAAATTTTCCTAAATCTGTCATAATTGCCTCTGAACCGTTATTTACTGGTAATTGGACTAGTTGTCCAGAAAATACCATTATTAGTGTGGGAGAAGATTGTGATATCCAGATTAAACCAATCTAGTGTAAAAGAGACTCTTTTTTGCGACTTGGTTGAATGTCGTCTGAAAACCTTGAAGCTGTTCGAGGGTATGGATGAATCTAAATTTTGTAGTCAGGCTCATCGTGAGTTTAGTCCCGTTGGTTGGCATTTAGGGCATATTGCTTATACGGAGTCTTTATGGTTATTAGAACACAGCGCGGGTTTGCCCTGTTCTTTCCCGCAATACCGGCAACTATTCGCGGCTGATGGTTTACCTAAGTCAAAACGTGTCCAGTTACCTAGTCTACAAACAACGCGTGATTACCTGGAGACGGTGAGAAAGCAGGTTTTACAACGCCTAGAAGCAGTTGATATTGAAAAAGAAGAAGGTCTTTGGCGCTTTTTGATTCAGCACGAAAGCCAACACTGTGAAATTATTAGCTTTGTGCTGGAATTGATGAAGTGGGAAAAGCGCGAGATAAAAGGGGTGGGGGAAAAGACTAGTTATGCCTCTGCAATCGATAATATTACGGAGATGATTCTCATCCCGGCTGGTGAATTTGAACAGGGAAGTGATGATACTTATGCTCTGGATAATGAGCGCCCTGGACATAAAGTATATTTAGAGACTTATGCTATTGACCGATATCCTGTGACTTGTGGACAGTATCGGTTATTTATGGAGGCTGGAGGCTACGATAATTCTCAATGGTGGTCAAAAGCTGGGTGGAAATGGCGACAAACTGAGAAGGTGATTAAACCACTTTACTGGTCTGGCGAAGACAATTGGGATAATCACCCAGTTTGTGGTGTTAGTTGGTATGAGGCCGAAGCATATTCGCGATTTGTGGGGAAACGGCTACCTACAGAAGCTGAGTGGGAAAAAGCCGCTAGTTGGGATGCAGAGGCTGGTTGTCGTCGCATTTATCCTTGGGGAGATGAATCACCAAGTTCTGAAAATTGTAATTGCGATCGCCTGATTGGTCATACTACACCAGTAGATACCTATCCAACCGGACAAAGTGCCTATGGCTTATACGATACTCTCGGTAATGTTTGGGAATGGACGGCTTCCTGGTTTGATGGGTACGAGGGTTTCCAGAGTTACCCTTACATCGGTTATTCCCAAGTCTACTTTGACAATAAGCACCGTGTTTTAAAAGGCGGGAGTTGGGCTACACGTCATTGGGGACTGCGTGCTAGTTTTCGCAATTGGTATTATCCAGACGTGTATCAAATTTTCGCGGGTTTTCGCTGTGCTGAGTAAAAAATAATTGATGTCGGTTTTCATGAGAAAATCCTAACAGATAGGTTAAATGCTTGATCCATCTAGCTCAGGCGTGATGTTATGAGCTATGGCTATGTGTTTAACTGGCTGGGGACAAGATTTACCCAAAAAAATCTAATATACCAATTCTTGTAAAGAAGGCTACAGATGCTCGGTTTCGTAATCACAAATTACGTAAAGCCTTTGGGGTATAGCTGCCCTTAGAGCTTTGGCGGAGCGTAGTCTATGAGGAATTGGTACTGTACACGATGGAGGTTAAATGTCAATATCTAAAGCTGCTAGCAGCAAAGTTAGTTACCCAAAAAGTATTGAAGAACGCTTGCAGATCGAGCGTTTAGTACCAGCAACTGAAATATTTACATCTAATGCTGGAACTGATGTGATTCAGGGATTAACTCAAACACCCAAAACCCTAACACCTTGTTACCTTTATGATGATCGTGGATCTGAGTTATTTGAGGAAATCTGTGAATTACCAGAATATTATGTGACACGCACAGAAACCTGGATTTTACAGCAGTATGCTGGTGAAATAGCCCAAATAACTGGCCCTTGTGAATTGGTGGAACTTGGTAGTGGCAGCTCTACCAAAACCAGAATTTTATTAGATGCTTACCAGCAGCTAGGTTACCCTCTGCTATATGTGCCGATTGATGTCAGTGCAGGGATCTTAGAAAGTACTGCTAGGCAGCTATTGGCGGATTACCCATCTTTAAAAGTTCACGCACTGGCAGGAACCTATGAGTTAGCTTTGGCAAAAATATTGCCATCGCCATCACCCAGTCGGATGATTGGTTTTATCGGCAGCACTTTAGGTAATCTCAAGCCCCAAGAGTGTGATATTTTTCTGTCTCAAATTGCAAATGCTCTGCAAGTAGGTGAGTATTTCTTGTTAGGGATAGACTTACAAAAACCAAAACATATCTTAGAACCTGCTTATGACGATAGCCAAGGTGTCACGGCGGCGTTTAACCTGAATATGTTGGAGCATTTAAATCAGCGCTTTGAGGGAAATTTTGACACGACGCAGTTTGAACACTGGGCTTTTTATAACGAAACTGAAAACCAAATCGAGATGCATTTACGCAGTTTGCGATCGCAATCTGTAGAATTAAGCGCTCTTAACCTCACGGTTGATTTTGCTCTAGGGGAAACTATCCGCACGGAAATTTCCCGCAAATTTGATCTCAACGTGATTCAACAGCAACTCACCGCGAGGGGTTTAGTACCTCTGAATGTGTGGACTGATCCTAATCAGTGGTTTGGTTTGTTGCTTTGTCAACGGCAAGTATAAAAGAACCCCACCCCCGACCCCTCCCCGCAAGCGAGGAGGGGAGTTAAGGGAATATATCTAGGCAGTTCTGGGTTTGATGAGCAAATTTGCTGTAACTTTGCCAAACGATACAAAAAAATGTCCCACTTTTTGCCAAGATAATAGTATTATTTTCCAAAAATTCTATTGGCAATAATCGGCATGAGTGAAAAATTAATAGAAAGCAACGGGAAAGGGTTTCTCGTTCTACTTTTGCCAATCTCGTTTTTGATTATTTTCCTGGTTGCTACCTGGAGAATTTTACTGGCAATTCTGATGCTGGCGATTGGTTTCCAAGTTTGGCAACAATATCAATGGCAACAGTGGTCTGGGCAAGTTAATCCGGTTTTCCATGAAATGATTCGGGAAACTCAAGGCAAGATTACGCCAATGGATTTGGCAATGAGGGGCAATTTTTCGGGAACAACGGCAAAACGTTATTTAGATAGTAAGGCTAATGAATTTGGTGCCAGTATCCAAAATTCACAAGACGGAAGTCAGGTTTATTACTTTATAAATGCCAGTATTCTTGGCGATATCCTTGATAGTAGTGAACCGATTCCAGAGCTTTCGGCTCAACCAGTTACTAAAACTGCCCGTTCTTTTTTAGCTGCACCAGAACCCCAGTCAGTGGAGTTAGAACCGGAAACCGAAGCATCCCCGCCAGAAACCCATGAAGAAGTTAAGCGATCGCTAGAACAACAGTTAATTTTTGGTTCTCTGATCCAATCAGAACTTGCCAAGCGGCTAAATGTTTACTCCAGTACAGTCTACAAACGCCGCAATGATCCAGAGTTTCCCGAATGGTGTCGTAACAAAGACCCTGATGGTATTGCTTGGACATATTCGGAAAAAACTAAGGAGTTTTTCCCATTGGAAGAAGAGGAAGGTTAACCAAGAGCAAAGGGAGTTATGGCAAAAGTCAAACAATTTTAGATTTTGGATTTTAGATTTTAGATTGACTGCACCCATAAAGGGATGCAGCTTGGAGATTTTGGATTGACGTTAGCGAAGCGTACGCAGCGCAGCGAGTATTTTAGATTTGTTCCACCCACCAGGGGTGGGGCTTGTAGCAAAAATCATCCCAAATCCCAAATTTAAAATCTAAAATTCGGAGGGTCAAAAGTGAAAGACTTGCTTTGACTGGGTTTTAGGCTTTTCCTATGTCCTAATGTCCTTGGCGGTTGCTATATTTGGTTTCCAACTCCCCCTTGCTCCCTTCTCCCCGCTCCCCTACCTACGGCTTCGGTGATGGAATTTAACTGATTTTTTTCTAGCTGTAAAAGCAAACCTGAGAGAATTCGGCGTACCATCATCGGGCCTTCGTAAATCCAGCCTGTATAGACTTGAATTAAACTAGCCCCAGCAGTGATTTTTTCCCATGCATCTTCTGCGGTAAAAATGCCACCAACACCGATAATGGGGATTTGCCCTTGGGTTTGCTGCCAAATAAACCGAATTACTTCAGTAGAGCGATCGCGTACCGGCGCACCGCTAATTCCACCGGCTTCTGACTGGGGTGATGTCCCTGTTGGTGA comes from the Nodularia sp. NIES-3585 genome and includes:
- the egtC gene encoding ergothioneine biosynthesis protein EgtC, encoding MCRLLAYLGSSVTLENLLYKPEHSLIVQSYQPREMTSGVVNADGFGVGWYHSQRNTDPFTYRNTLPIWNDLNLPELSRYVESKCVLAYVRSATPGQALDFANCQPFNYQQQLFIHNGYIENFRKTLHRKIRSILTPDFYEQINGSTDSEHIFALLLSQSQINKHRPPESALRNTLVTLLEMAKRHQVKVSANIVFSDGNRLIASRFSSNAPAPSLYWLKNHQNFPKSVIIASEPLFTGNWTSCPENTIISVGEDCDIQIKPI
- a CDS encoding ABC transporter permease, giving the protein MSRSKALQYYIASRLLLAPLQLLTIITIVFLLLRATPGDPADAILGGRAPEAAKEELRQQLGLNLPLWLQYLNYVGNLLRFDLGTSLTSRGQSVWDIIGQYFPATVELAVSSMAVALIVGILAGTLSASRPGTYFDIGGRLFGIITYALPMFWAGMLLQLIFSVQLGWFPSSNRFPPNLPAPVPITGLYTIDSLVTGNFSQFFISLHHLALPSLTLGILLSGIFERIVRVNLKETLKADYVEAARARGIGENKILVSHALKNALIPVITVLGLTFASLLGGAILTEVTFSWPGLANRLYQAISDRDYPTVQGVLVFFGAIVVAASILIDILNAYVDPRIRY
- the egtD gene encoding L-histidine N(alpha)-methyltransferase; the encoded protein is MSISKAASSKVSYPKSIEERLQIERLVPATEIFTSNAGTDVIQGLTQTPKTLTPCYLYDDRGSELFEEICELPEYYVTRTETWILQQYAGEIAQITGPCELVELGSGSSTKTRILLDAYQQLGYPLLYVPIDVSAGILESTARQLLADYPSLKVHALAGTYELALAKILPSPSPSRMIGFIGSTLGNLKPQECDIFLSQIANALQVGEYFLLGIDLQKPKHILEPAYDDSQGVTAAFNLNMLEHLNQRFEGNFDTTQFEHWAFYNETENQIEMHLRSLRSQSVELSALNLTVDFALGETIRTEISRKFDLNVIQQQLTARGLVPLNVWTDPNQWFGLLLCQRQV
- a CDS encoding ergothioneine biosynthesis protein EgtB, which produces MISRLNQSSVKETLFCDLVECRLKTLKLFEGMDESKFCSQAHREFSPVGWHLGHIAYTESLWLLEHSAGLPCSFPQYRQLFAADGLPKSKRVQLPSLQTTRDYLETVRKQVLQRLEAVDIEKEEGLWRFLIQHESQHCEIISFVLELMKWEKREIKGVGEKTSYASAIDNITEMILIPAGEFEQGSDDTYALDNERPGHKVYLETYAIDRYPVTCGQYRLFMEAGGYDNSQWWSKAGWKWRQTEKVIKPLYWSGEDNWDNHPVCGVSWYEAEAYSRFVGKRLPTEAEWEKAASWDAEAGCRRIYPWGDESPSSENCNCDRLIGHTTPVDTYPTGQSAYGLYDTLGNVWEWTASWFDGYEGFQSYPYIGYSQVYFDNKHRVLKGGSWATRHWGLRASFRNWYYPDVYQIFAGFRCAE
- a CDS encoding ABC transporter substrate-binding protein; amino-acid sequence: MTWPSLTARRWSGISQFLSLFCLCVLLVVSCAPRQQTTTLSSSAGDGRITVGTTLKPRTLDPADTYELASLSLVLNMSDRLYTYEPGSTEIKPQLATALPQVSADALTYTIPIRQGVVYHDETPFNAKAMEFSIQRFIENKGKPSFLLSDTVESVKATDEYELTIQLKRPFAAFPSLLAFSGVCAVSPTAYEIGAGKFQPNTFVGTGPYKLAQYGTDSLRLDVFDKYWGEKPANQGVNVQIQTSPVNLFNAFRTGTVDVAYLSLQPDQIRSLEAGAKNGDWQTITAQGSAVSYMVLNRNQQPLDQPEVRAAIAAMIDRPLINERVLLGQANPLYSMIPTTFNVSQPLFKDKYGDANFAQAKELLTKAGFSAENPAKVQIWYPSSSANRSLAAQTLKSLADQQMEGMLQIEISNVESATFFKDISRGIYPAALVDWYPDFLDPDNYVQPFLSCQKGSDAQGCEDGGSKTQGSFYYSEAINKLIAQQREEQNPAARQQIFTAIQTQVANDVPYIPLWQTKDYIFAQNGVSNVQLDPTQNLIYKTISKQ